The Apostichopus japonicus isolate 1M-3 chromosome 20, ASM3797524v1, whole genome shotgun sequence genome contains a region encoding:
- the LOC139961592 gene encoding S-adenosylmethionine sensor upstream of mTORC1-like isoform X2, whose product MAECCSEEGCRLNASLVVKGVHAKLRQKYREADGDYDQIWTRHCEDEASLGQYACAMQHLAQEHWSTDHPDDRIKWSHQTCMKYFLDGGLAQTLQKDRRRRDFQHKVSTSKPSVLCNSKNGLHGNGVSAKTASEDALERISTQYNTISLPFSGQLRLLDVGSCFNPFLDYPEFLSIGIDISPAVTSVYKCDFLNLQLQEPLQVYSDTVNRYLQMLKNPVTTLPRECFHVVVFSLLLSYFPSPYQRWLCCQKAHQLLQLHGLLIVITPKAGNQCNSTEMMKSWKTAIESIGFSRWRFHNDDHLQFMAFRKVSLDQNANLANGDVMSDMLYIPQDYSEEFEETVYWEKESRTEQDDLQIKNVFKHFPFQGSPTESIDWAGM is encoded by the exons CGGATGGTGACTATGATCAAATCTGGACACGTCATTGCGAGGACGAGGCCAGCTTAGGACAGTATGCATGTGCGATGCAACATCTCGCGCAAGAACACTGGTCGACGGATCATCCCGACGACCGGATCAAGTGGTCGCATCAGACCTGTATGAAATATTTCCTCGATGGCGGGTTAGCGCAGACGTTACAGAAGGATAGAAGGAGAAGGGACTTCCAGCATAAAGTTAGTACCAGTAAGCCATCGGTCTTGTGCAATAGCAAAAATGGTCTTCACGGAAACGGTGTGAGTGCTAAGACAGCCTCTGAAGATGCCCTGGAGAGGATATCAACACAGTACAACACAAT ATCTCTACCATTCTCCGGTCAGCTGAGATTACTGGATGTAGGCAGCTGTTTCAATCCATTTCTCGACTACCCAGAATTCCTATCTATAGGCATTGACATATCTCCAGCAGTAACT AGCGTCTACAAATGCGATTTCCTGAATCTCCAACTTCAAGAGCCGCTACAGGTCTACTCGGACACGGTCAACCGATACCTTCAGATGCTGAAGAACCCCGTCACCACCTTACCCCGAGAGTGCTTTCACGTTGTCGTATTTTCATTACTCCTGTCCTATTTCCCATCGCCGTACCAGCGGTGGCTCTGTTGTCAGAAAGCCCACCAATTACTTCAATTACACGGTCTCCTGATCGTCATCACCCCTAAAGCCGGCAATCAGTGCAACTCAACCGAGATGATGAAAAGTTGGAAGACTGCCATCGAGTCCATCGGATTCTCACGATGGCGGTTTCACAACGACGATCACCTTCAGTTCATGGCTTTCCGGAAGGTCTCACTCGATCAGAATGCGAATCTTGCGAACGGAGACGTCATGTCGGACATGCTGTACATCCCGCAGGACTACAGCGAAGAGTTTGAGGAGACTGTCTATTGGGAGAAAGAATCACGAACTGAGCAAGATGACTTGCAAATCAAAAATGTCTTCAAGCATTTCCCTTTCCAAGGGTCACCCACTGAAAGTATAGATTGGGCCGGTATGTAG
- the LOC139961591 gene encoding transmembrane protein 168-like, giving the protein MASLRYLISHALAVPLRAIDRIRQNCNIQLLNVADKAILLIAVCLGLYTCWDHTRDVAIVAVAVFGLLILGFCGMLYYYFNLESQSSSLMHLWIGCLLGIITFTDLKGSELSHLSMIADVFLASSLSVKILWVVCERLLGLASYELLSTEELFSSIGFAVACLICSSEIVSLWLLVASFVFVLMSLRLKAILAFPCAAFFISLSVGFFFKEVDVSFNYYAVGCYAGRLILKPLCDCVWFSGFTVFERWQVLTMVRHGTLKLVLLAVMGLEVAFFILSGYAAFNHDEWYFAIPAYGLFGFLWISLHIVFFVTCWKFINKFDKCNELYRQSNQDTHETLGVIMASRGMRFFTLVARRLVLSTLFSSLFLGAVTWQDHNAEFLGAWLAVIPLEVMVHGLLCELGNTLGGTCTGLALVGPSSFCRSDGSAVPVSAASVEEASNRSLRLLHIVQHFFTHHMIDVFSCDFSSSGLEQAFVESKLKSFFSKKTEDGPRFDTYVLYYSGHVYPNGNWALTGEVSLTLETIMQWWSKANHDSGSRFIIIQDINSKGSWMKQVRQISDHFVALQSASVSKSTDPETGVKSGVGDFTMEWVGFNCSKDNNASWKEQGRKIKAIYSVSKAWADFQFQMPTDDDIEQHWQHNFPACTHPIIKLLQIPTSMDLCSVLSGCLSCFRRWKMKWLPPAILDTGHGFKLVRS; this is encoded by the exons ATGGCTTCCCTTCGTTACCTGATTAGTCATGCGTTGGCCGTGCCTCTCAGAGCCATCGACAGAATCCGCCAGAATTGCAACATACAGCTGCTGAACGTGGCAGATAAAGCTATTTTGCTGATAGCTGTGTGTTTAGGTCTCTACACCTGCTGGGACCACACTAGAGATGTTGCAATCGTGGCGGTGGCAGTGTTTGGGCTTTTGATCTTGGGATTTTGCGGAATGCTCTACTATTACTTCAACCTCGAGAGTCAATCGTCAAGTCTAATGCATCTGTGGATCGGTTGTCTGCTCGGAATAATCACCTTCACGGACCTCAAAGGCAGCGAACTCAGTCACCTTAGCATGATCGCCGATGTTTTCCTTGCCTCGAGTCTGTCCGTGAAGATTCTCTGGGTGGTCTGTGAGAGACTGCTCGGTCTTGCCAGTTACGAGCTGCTGTCGACCGAAGAACTGTTCTCGTCTATCGGTTTCGCAGTGGCCTGTCTCATTTGCTCGTCTGAAATTGTGAGTCTATGGCTGCTAGTCGCTAGCTTTGTATTTGTACTTATGTCCCTGAGACTGAAAGCTATTCTTGCCTTTCCATGTGCTGCATTTTTCATCAGCCTGTCTGTGGGGTTCTTCTTCAAAGAAGTGGATGTGTCATTCAACTATTATGCTGTGGGGTGCTATGCAGGAAGGCTCATTCTGAAACCTTTATGTGATTGTGTTTGGTTCAGCGGATTTACAGTATTTGAACGATGGCAAGTGCTTACCATGGTCAGGCATGGAACTCTCAAGTTGGTGCTGTTAGCCGTAATGGGTCTGGAGGTCGCTTTCTTCATCCTCTCGGGTTACGCAGCATTTAATCACGATGAATGGTATTTTGCTATTCCGGCCTACGGCCTCTTTGGCTTCCTGTGGATAAGTCTGCACATAGTGTTTTTTGTAACTTGTTGGAAGTTTATCAATAAGTTTGACAAATGCAACGAATTGTATCGCCAGTCTAATCAAGACACCCACGAGACTTTAGGAGTCATCATGGCCTCCAGAGGTATGAGGTTCTTTACCCTGGTTGCGAGGCGTCTGGTCCTCTCAACCCTCTTCAGTAGCCTGTTCCTTGGTGCGGTCACCTGGCAAGATCACAATGCAGAATTTCTCGGTGCATGGCTAGCAGTCATACCCCTGGAGGTGATGGTCCATGGCCTGCTGTGTGAACTTGGGAATACTTTGGGTGGAACGTGCACAGGGCTGGCTCTGGTGGGTCCTTCTTCATTCTGTAG GTCTGATGGTTCAGCCGTACCAGTCTCGGCTGCTTCAGTAGAAGAGGCCAGTAATCGCTCCCTTCGGCTCTTGCATATCGTCCAGCATTTCTTCACGCATCACATGATCGACGTCTTCAGTTGCGATTTCTCGTCGAGTGGACTGGAGCAAGCCTTTGTGGAGTCCAAGCTGAAAAGCTTCTTTTCCAAGAAGACAGAGGACGGGCCTCGCTTTGATACGTACGTGCTCTACTACAGTGGACATGTTTACCCAAATGGAAATTGGGCCCTCACAG GGGAAGTCTCTCTCACCCTGGAGACTATAATGCAGTGGTGGTCCAAGGCAAACCATGATTCCGGCTCCAGGTTTATCATCATACAAGACATCAATAGCAAAGGATCCTGGATGAAACAGGTCAGACAGATCAGTGACCACTTTGTAGCTCTACAATCGGCTAGTGTCAGCAAATCGACCGACCCAGAGACGGGGGTGAAAAGCGGGGTCGGGGATTTCACCATGGAGTGGGTCGGGTTCAACTGCTCCAAGGATAACAACGCCTCGTGGAAAGAACAGGGTCGGAAAATCAAAGCGATATACTCGGTGTCCAAGGCTTGGGCTGACTTCCAGTTTCAGATGCCGACAGACGACGACATCGAGCAACACTGGCAACACAATTTCCCTGCTTGTACCCATCCCATCATCAAACTCCTCCAGATACCTACCTCCATGGACCTCTGCTCCGTCCTCTCGGGCTGTCTCAGCTGCTTCAGGAGGTGGAAGATGAAATGGCTTCCTCCAGCGATATTAGATACCGGACATGGCTTCAAGTTGGTCCGCTCATAA